Genomic DNA from Paracoccus sp. MBLB3053:
CGCGGGTATTGTGTCGAAGCTTTTCGGGGTCTTGCCAGACGGTGATCGCATGCAGGTCCACGACGCAATAGATCGTCTCGGCCCCTGTGCCCTGATACTCGGCAAAGCGTTTGAGCGCGCCAAGGTAATTGCCCAGCGTCAGCCCGCCAGAGGGCTGGATGCCGGAGAAGATGCGCGGAGCGAAGCTCGTGGTCATGGCACTACCTGCTTGGAAATTTCCGTAGGCTGGCTTACCCCTTGGCCCGTCCGGGCGCAACCGCCCTGCAGGAGAAGGAAGACGATGCGTCCCGGTTATGACGAATCCCCGCTAAACCCCGTTCCGGCCGTGGTCTGGGCCCTGGTCTTGCCGATGATCGCCTGCGAGGTGGTCTTCGGTCTCGCGCAGCTAGGTCTGGCCGGTGGCGGCACGCCGGGCGCGGGCCTCGCGATGCGCCAGCTAGCGGCCGAACGGACCGCTTATATCCCCGAAATGGTGCTGCAGCTTTGGCAGATGCGCGCGCTTGTCCTTGACCAAAGCTGGCGCATCCTGACCTATTCCTTCATCCACATGTCGCTGACCCATGCCATTTTCGTCATCGTCTTCTGCCTCGCGCTCGGCAACCTGATCGCGAACCAGTTCAGGGCCTGGGCCGTGATCGCGCTCTTCTTCGGATCGGCCATCGGAGGCGCGCTGATCTATACGCTTTTCGCGGGTCTTTTCCCCCAATTCCGCTTTCAGCCGCTGATCGGGGGCTATCCGGCAGTCTACGGTTTCGTGGGTGCTTTCACCTTCCTGCTCTGGACCCGGCTGGGTCAGCAGAACGCGAACCGGATGCGGGCGTTTTCGCTGATCGGGATGCTTCTGGCCTTTCAGCTGATCTTCGGCATCATCTTCCAAAGCGGGAACACCACCTGGATCGCCGAGGTCGCAGGCTTCATCACCGGCTTCCTGCTGTCCTTCGTGCTGATCCCGGGCGGAGTGGCGCGCGTGCTGCGCCAGATCCGTCAGCGCTGACGCCTGAAACCCGCACGCAGGTCCGAAGGTCGGAAAGCGCCCAGCAAGATTGCGGCGATGCCGTAGGTGACGATGCCGACAGCGACGAGAGCGATCAGGGCGAGGTAACGGCTGCCCGGCTGATAGAGCAGATCGCCAAGTCCGGCCTGAGCGCCCCAGACCGCCACGCCCATTACGCCCGAGGCAATGATGATGCGCGGCAGGCGGTGGCGCAGACGGTCGTCCAGTTCGGTCGCCTCGCCATAGGCGGCCGTGCCGCGCCACAGCTGCGCCGCCATCGTCCAGCCCGCGATCGTCGTTCCCCAGGCCGCGGCCGAAAATCCGATGATCGGCGCCAGTCCAAGCGCCACGACGGCATTCACCACCATCGACCAGACGGCAAAGCGGAACGGGCTGCGGGTATCCTCGCGCGCGAAATACAACGGCTGCAGGACCTTCTGCAGCACGAATGCAGGCAGGCCGAGGCCGTAGATTGCTAGTGCGAGAGCGGTCGGGCCGACATCGGATTCGAGAAAGGCACCGCGTTTGAACAGGACCGAGATCAAAGGGTAGCTCGCGATGACCAGAGCAACGGCGGCGGGAACAGTCAGAAAAAGCGCGAACTCGGCCGCGCGATTATAGGCATGGCGCCCACCGCCGGTATCCCCGGCCTTGAGGCGGCGAGAGATATCGGGCAGCAACACGATC
This window encodes:
- a CDS encoding rhomboid family intramembrane serine protease; its protein translation is MRPGYDESPLNPVPAVVWALVLPMIACEVVFGLAQLGLAGGGTPGAGLAMRQLAAERTAYIPEMVLQLWQMRALVLDQSWRILTYSFIHMSLTHAIFVIVFCLALGNLIANQFRAWAVIALFFGSAIGGALIYTLFAGLFPQFRFQPLIGGYPAVYGFVGAFTFLLWTRLGQQNANRMRAFSLIGMLLAFQLIFGIIFQSGNTTWIAEVAGFITGFLLSFVLIPGGVARVLRQIRQR